One genomic segment of Hevea brasiliensis isolate MT/VB/25A 57/8 chromosome 3, ASM3005281v1, whole genome shotgun sequence includes these proteins:
- the LOC110648665 gene encoding protein PHLOEM PROTEIN 2-LIKE A1: MKLKKATAEEKSPKFLQHKRMKKWVDKSDHNCFMLFARSLYITWGGHENWVWNCFKETGDENVEVAKLSHVCWLDVKGKFSISELSPGIAYEIVYEVKLTNGASGWELPITLKLSLPNGEVRERQVVILEKPRKKWIELNVGNFLTKQGETGEVCFDIIEHGGHWKKGLFIKGAIIRPKMITTQ; this comes from the exons ATGAAACTCAAGAAGGCAACAGCAGAAGAGAAATCTCCAAAATTTCTTCAACATAAGAGAAtg AAGAAATGGGTTGACAAGTCTGATCATAATTGCTTCATGTTGTTTGCAAGATCACTCTACATCACTTGGGGTGGTCACGAGAACTGGGTTTGGAATTGTTTCAAGGAAACAGG AGATGAAAATGTGGAAGTAGCAAAACTAAGCCATGTGTGTTGGCTGGATGTGAAAGGAAAATTTAGCATATCAGAACTCTCACCAGGAATTGCCTATGAGATTGTTTATGAAGTGAAGTTGACAAATGGGGCATCAGGATGGGAACTGCCTATCACCCTGAAACTGTCCCTTCCTAATGGAGAAGTCCGAGAACGCCAAGTTGTTATTCTTGAGAAGCCAAGAAAGAAATGGATAGAGCTCAACGTGGGCAACTTCTTAACAAAGCAAGGAGAGACGGGAGAAGTCTGCTTTGACATCATCGAACATGGAGGACACTGGAAGAAGGGACTTTTCATTAAAGGTGCCATTATTAGGCCAAAAATGATCACTACCCAATAA